From a single Acidobacteriota bacterium genomic region:
- a CDS encoding PilZ domain-containing protein — translation MQESKTKKEVAKDRRDRRRSLRFKVTNEVTGRVKPTMAVRILDVSQHGMLIDSPCGLPPAGICELTIDAPNGPVVIRGKVARCRAQMMRDDDGKMAMRYQAGLEFAEEIAEGLEIQDLISQICTLEAPGGEGSVALPGDEIDQAM, via the coding sequence ATGCAGGAATCGAAGACAAAAAAAGAAGTTGCCAAGGATCGCCGGGATCGGAGGAGAAGCCTGCGATTCAAAGTGACCAACGAGGTCACCGGCCGCGTCAAGCCGACAATGGCCGTGCGGATCCTCGATGTCTCGCAGCACGGCATGTTGATCGATTCACCGTGCGGTCTGCCGCCTGCGGGAATCTGTGAGCTGACAATTGATGCGCCGAACGGTCCGGTTGTCATTCGCGGCAAGGTTGCACGCTGCCGGGCACAGATGATGCGGGATGACGACGGCAAGATGGCTATGCGGTACCAGGCGGGTCTCGAGTTTGCCGAGGAGATTGCCGAGGGCCTTGAGATCCAGGACCTGATTTCACAGATCTGCACGCTCGAGGCCCCCGGTGGAGAGGGTTCTGTCGCTCTGCCGGGAGACGAAATAGATCAAGCTATGTGA